A DNA window from Impatiens glandulifera chromosome 7, dImpGla2.1, whole genome shotgun sequence contains the following coding sequences:
- the LOC124945182 gene encoding putative pectate lyase 21, with protein sequence MTTLPYGDVDSSLRSLAGKAEGFGRLSIGGLDGPIYTVTTLADDGPGSLREGCRKKEPQWIVFEISGTINLSSYLAVSSFKTIDGRGQRIKLTGKGLRMKDCQHVIVCNLEFEGGRGHDVDGIQIKPNSRHIWIDRCSLKDYEDGLIDITRQSTDITVSRCLFQNHDKTMLIGADPTHVGDRCIRVTIHHCFFDSTKQRHPRVRFGKVHLYNNYTRNWSVYAVCASVESQVYSQCNIYEAGKKKKTFEYYTEKAGDKEEAMCGIIKSDGDMFLNGCQAPLLSGFSEEHSNFHPSVHYPTWSLEPASDSLRDVLQICTGWQSIPRPADHGAECST encoded by the exons ATGACTACGTTACCGTACGGTGATGTCGACTCCAGCCTCAGATCATTAGCTGGTAAGGCCGAGGGGTTCGGTCGCCTCTCTATCGGCGGCCTTGACGGCCCTATTTACACCGTTACTACATTGGCAG ATGATGGACCAGGGTCACTTCGGGAAGGCTGTCGTAAGAAAGAGCCTCAATGGATTGTCTTTGAAATATCGGGTACTATTAATCTATCATCGTATCTGGCCGTGTCCTCTTTCAAGACTATTGATGGCCGTGGTCAACGAATAAAATTAACGGGGAAAGGATTAAGGATGAAAGATTGTCAACATGTAATTGTATGTAATCTGGAATTTGAAGGCGGTAGGGGACATGATGTTGATGGCATTCAAATAAAACCAAACTCCAGGCACATATGGATAGATCGTTGCAGCCTGAAGGATTACGAGGATGGACTCATAGATATAACGAGACAAAGCACAGATATAACTGTTTCTAG ATGTCTTTTCCAAAATCATGACAAAACGATGCTGATTGGAGCAGATCCTACTCATGTGGGTGACAGATGCATTAGAGTGACTATTCACCATTGTTTCTTTGACAGCACCAAACAAAGGCATCCACGTGTTAGATTTGGTAAAGTTCATCTTTACAACAATTACACACGAAATTGGAGTGTGTATGCTGTATGTGCTAGTGTGGAATCACag GTCTATTCTCAGTGTAACATCTATGAAGCagggaaaaagaagaagacttttgaaTACTACACGGAAAAG GCAGGTGACAAGGAAGAGGCAATGTGTGGAATAATAAAGTCTGATGGGGACATGTTTCTGAATGGATGTCAAGCACCATTATTAAGTGGGTTTAGTGAAGAACATAGCAATTTCCATCCAAGTGTACATTACCCCACATGGTCTTTGGAACCAGCCAGCGATTCTCTTCGAGATGTTCTCCAGATATGCACAGGATGGCAATCCATACCAAGGCCTGCTGATCATGGTGCGGAATGCTCCACTTGA